A window of Conger conger chromosome 13, fConCon1.1, whole genome shotgun sequence contains these coding sequences:
- the srpra gene encoding signal recognition particle receptor subunit alpha isoform X1: protein MLDFFAIFSKGGIVLWCFQGAGVTESLTGPVNALIRSVILQERTGSSYFNHNSLSLKYKLDNEFELVFVVGFQKILTLTYVDKFIDDVQLHFRDRYKNELEQRGALKLLNSSFEFGDEFHLLLREAEESSRARGPVSMKTFKESQKSQKTVKSMIEIKGGDKGKEHGGKKNKNAKKEAAVAEAAAGGDVAKAAGPGAAAKPAEDGNQGLTAAEIIQKKREEFFRKRLGGGVTVEKTSKSPKPQKPREKKKQEWGNSWGNAKLDYSKINGSTTHETLEPAKDADMGVLDSMKGDLLSVDCESSGAEEEEEEEEEEEEEETVAVTNQSKESSKKGGLGGMFGMLKGLVGSKSLSKEDMGPVLEKMKDHLIAKNVAAEISSQLCESVAKKLEGRVMGTFTTVASTVKQALQDSLVQILQPKRRVDILRDVLEARSLRRPFVIAFCGVNGVGKSTNLAKISYWLMENGFSVLIAACDTFRAGAVEQLRTHQRRLNSLHPPERHGDRPFVQLYEKGYGKDAAGIAMEAIAYARSQTFDVVLVDTAGRMQDNAPLMNALAKLIAVNMPDLVLFVGEALVGNEAVDQLVKFNQALADHSMSDKPRLIDGIVLTKFDTIDDKVGAAISMTYITGQPIVFVGTGQTYNDLRSLNARAVVSALMKA from the exons ATGCTGGATTTTTTCGCCATCTTCAGCAAGGGGGGTATCGTGCTGTGGTGCTTTCAAGGGGCTGGAGTGACGGAGTCCCTTACAGGGCCCGTCAATGCTCTTATCCGCTCCGTGATCCTGCAG GAACGCACCGGATCCAGTTACTTCAATCATAACTCCCTGAGCCTGAAGTACAAACTGGACAATGAGTTTGAGCTCGTGTTTGTG GTGGGCTTTCAAAAGATCCTGACGCTGACGTACGTGGACAAGTTTATAGACGACGTGCAGCTGCACTTCAGGGATCGCTACAAGAATGAGCTGGAACAAAGGGGTGCCTTAAAACTGCTCAACAGCAGTTTTGAGTTCGGAGATGAGTTTCACCTGCTCCTCCG TGAAGCGGAGGAGAGCAGCCGTGCCCGGGGTCCTGTCTCCATGAAGACCTTCAAGGAGTCCCAGAAGTCGCAGAAAACGGTGAAATCCATGATCGAGATCAAGGGAGGAGACAAGGGCAAGGAGCACGGCGGcaagaagaacaaaaatgccAAAAAAGAAG ctgCAGTGGCTGAAGCGGCAGCGGGGGGGGACGTGGCGAAGGCGGCGGGGCCAGGCGCGGCGGCCAAGCCCGCGGAGGACGGGAACCAGGGCCTCACTGCGGCGGAGATCATCcagaagaagagggaggagtTCTTCCGCAAACGCCTGGGCGGGGGAGTCACCGTGGAGAAGACCAG TAAATCCCCCAAGCCCCAGAAACCGCGGGAGAAGAAGAAGCAGGAATGGGGTAACAGTTGGGGCAACGCCAAGCTGGACTACAGCAAAATCAACGGCAGCACCACCCACGAGACTCTGGAGCCCGCCAAGGATGctgatatg GGGGTGCTGGACTCCATGAAGGGTGACCTGCTCAGCGTGGACTGTGAGTCAAGCggagcggaggaggaggaagaagaggaagaggaggaggaggaggaggagactgtGGCTGTCACTAACCAAAGCAAGGAGAG CTCAAAGAAAGGGGGCTTGGGTGGCATGTTCGGCATGCTGAAGGGCCTGGTTGGCTCCAAGAGCCTGTCTAAGGAGGACATGGGGCCAGTTCTGGAAAAGATGAAGGACCACCTCATCG CAAAGAATGTAGCAGCTGAGATCTCCTCCCAGCTCTGCGAGTCGGTGGCCAAAAAACTGGAAGGCAGAGTCATGGGAACGTTCACCA cTGTGGCCTCCACGGTGAAGCAGGCCCTGCAGGACTCGCTGGTGCAGATTCTGCAGCCCAAGAGGCGGGTGGACATCCTGCGCGACGTCCTGGAGGCCCGTAGCCTCCGCCGGCCCTTTGTCATCGCCTTCTGCGGGGTCAACGGCGTGGGCAAGTCCACCAACCTGGCCAAG ATCTCCTACTGGCTGATGGAGAACGGCTTCTCGGTGCTGATCGCAGCCTGCGACACGTTCCGGGCGGGGGCGGTGGAGCAGCTGCGCACACACCAGCGTCGCCTCAACTCCCTGCACCCGCCTGAGCGGCACGGGGACCGGCCCTTCGTCCAGCTCTACGAGAAGGGCTACGGCAAGGACGCCGCCGGCATCGCCATGGAGGCCATCGCCTACG cccgcAGCCAGACCTTCGACGTGGTGTTGGTGGACACGGCCGGTCGCATGCAGGACAACGCTCCCCTGATGAACGCGCTCGCTAAGCTGATCGCGGTCAACATGCCCGACCTGGTCCTGTTCGTGGGAGAGGCCCTGGTGGGGAACGAGGCGGTGGACCAGCTG GTGAAGTTCAACCAGGCCCTGGCAGACCATTCTATGTCGGACAAACCGCGTCTCATCGACGGCATCGTTCTGACTAAGTTTGACACCATCGATGACAAG GTTGGCGCCGCCATCTCCATGACCTACATCACAGGGCAGCCCATCGTGTTTGTGGGCACAGGGCAGACCTACAACGACCTGCGCAGCCTGAACGCCCGGGCCGTGGTCAGCGCCCTCATGAAGgcctga
- the tirap gene encoding toll/interleukin-1 receptor domain-containing adapter protein isoform X1, producing the protein MISWFRRRLKGPESDTWRSQEAASSTTASSRTSASSLARLSSTPSSSSSSSSPPSPQNARCSHNFDVRVCHSAADELDAQLLASRLEAGPHGLRCFLPLRDSTPGAAVSTDIFESVRDSHCWVMLITPAFLVDPWCRYQMHQALAEAPMSNRIIPLLLRASQSDYPPELCFYYYIDLNRDPEQGYARLYKTVLAYLGMCRSPTGVHHVPGGPQLS; encoded by the exons ATGATTA GTTGGTTCCGGCGCCGACTGAAGGGGCCGGAATCAGACACTTGGCGAAGCCAAGAGGCCGCGAGCAGCACGACCGCGTCGTCTCGCACGTCAGCCTCGTCCCTCGCCAGGCTTTCCTCcactccctcctcttcctcttcctcttcctcgccTCCCTCGCCCCAGAAtgcccgctgcagccacaactTCGACGTGCGCGTGTGCCACAGCGCTGCGGACGAGCTGGACGCGCAGCTCCTAGCCTCCCGCTTGGAAGCCGGTCCGCACGGGCTCCGCTGCTTCCTGCCGCTGCGTGACTCCACCCCTGGCGCGGCTGTCTCCACGGACATTTTCGAGTCGGTGCGGGACAGCCACTGTTGGGTCATGCTCATCACACCGGCCTTCCTCGTGGATCCCTGGTGCCGGTACCAGATGCACCAGGCCCTCGCTGAAGCACCCATGTCTAACCGGATCATCCCTCTCCTGCTGCGGGCCTCTCAGTCCGATTACCCGCCGGAACTGTGCTTCTACTACTACATAGACCTCAACAGAGACCCTGAGCAGGGATACGCGCGGTTGTACAAGACCGTACTGGCCT ACCTGGGGATGTGCAGGAGCCCCACTGGAGTTCATCACGTCCCAGGCGGACCCCAGCTCTCCtaa
- the srpra gene encoding signal recognition particle receptor subunit alpha isoform X2 yields MLDFFAIFSKGGIVLWCFQGAGVTESLTGPVNALIRSVILQERTGSSYFNHNSLSLKYKLDNEFELVFVVGFQKILTLTYVDKFIDDVQLHFRDRYKNELEQRGALKLLNSSFEFGDEFHLLLREAEESSRARGPVSMKTFKESQKSQKTVKSMIEIKGGDKGKEHGGKKNKNAKKEVAEAAAGGDVAKAAGPGAAAKPAEDGNQGLTAAEIIQKKREEFFRKRLGGGVTVEKTSKSPKPQKPREKKKQEWGNSWGNAKLDYSKINGSTTHETLEPAKDADMGVLDSMKGDLLSVDCESSGAEEEEEEEEEEEEEETVAVTNQSKESSKKGGLGGMFGMLKGLVGSKSLSKEDMGPVLEKMKDHLIAKNVAAEISSQLCESVAKKLEGRVMGTFTTVASTVKQALQDSLVQILQPKRRVDILRDVLEARSLRRPFVIAFCGVNGVGKSTNLAKISYWLMENGFSVLIAACDTFRAGAVEQLRTHQRRLNSLHPPERHGDRPFVQLYEKGYGKDAAGIAMEAIAYARSQTFDVVLVDTAGRMQDNAPLMNALAKLIAVNMPDLVLFVGEALVGNEAVDQLVKFNQALADHSMSDKPRLIDGIVLTKFDTIDDKVGAAISMTYITGQPIVFVGTGQTYNDLRSLNARAVVSALMKA; encoded by the exons ATGCTGGATTTTTTCGCCATCTTCAGCAAGGGGGGTATCGTGCTGTGGTGCTTTCAAGGGGCTGGAGTGACGGAGTCCCTTACAGGGCCCGTCAATGCTCTTATCCGCTCCGTGATCCTGCAG GAACGCACCGGATCCAGTTACTTCAATCATAACTCCCTGAGCCTGAAGTACAAACTGGACAATGAGTTTGAGCTCGTGTTTGTG GTGGGCTTTCAAAAGATCCTGACGCTGACGTACGTGGACAAGTTTATAGACGACGTGCAGCTGCACTTCAGGGATCGCTACAAGAATGAGCTGGAACAAAGGGGTGCCTTAAAACTGCTCAACAGCAGTTTTGAGTTCGGAGATGAGTTTCACCTGCTCCTCCG TGAAGCGGAGGAGAGCAGCCGTGCCCGGGGTCCTGTCTCCATGAAGACCTTCAAGGAGTCCCAGAAGTCGCAGAAAACGGTGAAATCCATGATCGAGATCAAGGGAGGAGACAAGGGCAAGGAGCACGGCGGcaagaagaacaaaaatgccAAAAAAGAAG TGGCTGAAGCGGCAGCGGGGGGGGACGTGGCGAAGGCGGCGGGGCCAGGCGCGGCGGCCAAGCCCGCGGAGGACGGGAACCAGGGCCTCACTGCGGCGGAGATCATCcagaagaagagggaggagtTCTTCCGCAAACGCCTGGGCGGGGGAGTCACCGTGGAGAAGACCAG TAAATCCCCCAAGCCCCAGAAACCGCGGGAGAAGAAGAAGCAGGAATGGGGTAACAGTTGGGGCAACGCCAAGCTGGACTACAGCAAAATCAACGGCAGCACCACCCACGAGACTCTGGAGCCCGCCAAGGATGctgatatg GGGGTGCTGGACTCCATGAAGGGTGACCTGCTCAGCGTGGACTGTGAGTCAAGCggagcggaggaggaggaagaagaggaagaggaggaggaggaggaggagactgtGGCTGTCACTAACCAAAGCAAGGAGAG CTCAAAGAAAGGGGGCTTGGGTGGCATGTTCGGCATGCTGAAGGGCCTGGTTGGCTCCAAGAGCCTGTCTAAGGAGGACATGGGGCCAGTTCTGGAAAAGATGAAGGACCACCTCATCG CAAAGAATGTAGCAGCTGAGATCTCCTCCCAGCTCTGCGAGTCGGTGGCCAAAAAACTGGAAGGCAGAGTCATGGGAACGTTCACCA cTGTGGCCTCCACGGTGAAGCAGGCCCTGCAGGACTCGCTGGTGCAGATTCTGCAGCCCAAGAGGCGGGTGGACATCCTGCGCGACGTCCTGGAGGCCCGTAGCCTCCGCCGGCCCTTTGTCATCGCCTTCTGCGGGGTCAACGGCGTGGGCAAGTCCACCAACCTGGCCAAG ATCTCCTACTGGCTGATGGAGAACGGCTTCTCGGTGCTGATCGCAGCCTGCGACACGTTCCGGGCGGGGGCGGTGGAGCAGCTGCGCACACACCAGCGTCGCCTCAACTCCCTGCACCCGCCTGAGCGGCACGGGGACCGGCCCTTCGTCCAGCTCTACGAGAAGGGCTACGGCAAGGACGCCGCCGGCATCGCCATGGAGGCCATCGCCTACG cccgcAGCCAGACCTTCGACGTGGTGTTGGTGGACACGGCCGGTCGCATGCAGGACAACGCTCCCCTGATGAACGCGCTCGCTAAGCTGATCGCGGTCAACATGCCCGACCTGGTCCTGTTCGTGGGAGAGGCCCTGGTGGGGAACGAGGCGGTGGACCAGCTG GTGAAGTTCAACCAGGCCCTGGCAGACCATTCTATGTCGGACAAACCGCGTCTCATCGACGGCATCGTTCTGACTAAGTTTGACACCATCGATGACAAG GTTGGCGCCGCCATCTCCATGACCTACATCACAGGGCAGCCCATCGTGTTTGTGGGCACAGGGCAGACCTACAACGACCTGCGCAGCCTGAACGCCCGGGCCGTGGTCAGCGCCCTCATGAAGgcctga
- the tirap gene encoding toll/interleukin-1 receptor domain-containing adapter protein isoform X2: protein MSGWFRRRLKGPESDTWRSQEAASSTTASSRTSASSLARLSSTPSSSSSSSSPPSPQNARCSHNFDVRVCHSAADELDAQLLASRLEAGPHGLRCFLPLRDSTPGAAVSTDIFESVRDSHCWVMLITPAFLVDPWCRYQMHQALAEAPMSNRIIPLLLRASQSDYPPELCFYYYIDLNRDPEQGYARLYKTVLAYLGMCRSPTGVHHVPGGPQLS from the exons atgtcagGTTGGTTCCGGCGCCGACTGAAGGGGCCGGAATCAGACACTTGGCGAAGCCAAGAGGCCGCGAGCAGCACGACCGCGTCGTCTCGCACGTCAGCCTCGTCCCTCGCCAGGCTTTCCTCcactccctcctcttcctcttcctcttcctcgccTCCCTCGCCCCAGAAtgcccgctgcagccacaactTCGACGTGCGCGTGTGCCACAGCGCTGCGGACGAGCTGGACGCGCAGCTCCTAGCCTCCCGCTTGGAAGCCGGTCCGCACGGGCTCCGCTGCTTCCTGCCGCTGCGTGACTCCACCCCTGGCGCGGCTGTCTCCACGGACATTTTCGAGTCGGTGCGGGACAGCCACTGTTGGGTCATGCTCATCACACCGGCCTTCCTCGTGGATCCCTGGTGCCGGTACCAGATGCACCAGGCCCTCGCTGAAGCACCCATGTCTAACCGGATCATCCCTCTCCTGCTGCGGGCCTCTCAGTCCGATTACCCGCCGGAACTGTGCTTCTACTACTACATAGACCTCAACAGAGACCCTGAGCAGGGATACGCGCGGTTGTACAAGACCGTACTGGCCT ACCTGGGGATGTGCAGGAGCCCCACTGGAGTTCATCACGTCCCAGGCGGACCCCAGCTCTCCtaa